One genomic region from Granulicatella adiacens ATCC 49175 encodes:
- a CDS encoding YigZ family protein, giving the protein MLERYKTIKEAGTNEIEIKGSRFIAHFQRVTNEEQALEFIQAIKKEHWKATHNCSAFLIGENDQVQRAMDDGEPSGTAGVPMLEVLKKNELKDIAVVVTRYFGGTKLGAGGLVRAYSGAVSEGLKAIGVVECRLEAQLSLTFNYAHVGKVEYYCQTQQIPIVDKVFLNDVQFTCSLPVQEVEHFEAEIIELLQNQVTFDSLGTKYTEYEI; this is encoded by the coding sequence ATGTTAGAGAGATATAAAACGATTAAAGAAGCTGGGACGAATGAAATCGAGATTAAGGGGTCTCGTTTTATTGCGCATTTTCAGCGAGTAACGAACGAAGAACAAGCGCTCGAATTTATCCAAGCTATCAAAAAAGAACATTGGAAGGCAACGCATAACTGCTCTGCTTTTCTCATTGGGGAAAACGACCAAGTACAGCGCGCGATGGATGACGGTGAGCCTAGCGGAACAGCAGGTGTTCCTATGCTAGAAGTATTGAAGAAAAATGAATTAAAAGACATTGCTGTGGTAGTCACTCGTTACTTTGGCGGTACAAAGCTAGGCGCTGGTGGGCTCGTTCGCGCATATTCTGGGGCTGTAAGTGAGGGCCTGAAAGCCATAGGAGTGGTAGAATGTCGGCTTGAGGCACAACTCTCACTTACTTTCAACTATGCTCATGTAGGAAAAGTGGAATATTATTGCCAAACTCAACAGATTCCAATTGTAGATAAAGTCTTTCTAAACGACGTGCAATTTACTTGTAGCCTGCCCGTTCAAGAAGTGGAACACTTTGAAGCAGAAATCATTGAGCTCCTGCAAAACCAAGTCACTTTTGATAGTCTTGGTACAAAATATACCGAATACGAAATCTAA
- a CDS encoding ATP-binding cassette domain-containing protein has product MLELKNVSKKFGFQVILEEVDFKIEQGELIHIVGANGCGKSTLFKLFCDILEPDRGEVVVDSDVRIGALIENPAFMEESSLKTNLKFLASINKNYNESKIRELVNNFDLDFDSKVHVKKYSVGMRQKMGIIQAVMEDQNLILLDEPTRGLDKKSLDQFHQLVQQLHEEGKSIVIAAHDNLAELQFDKEYLMEEGKLILQ; this is encoded by the coding sequence ATGTTAGAACTAAAAAATGTATCCAAAAAATTTGGGTTTCAAGTGATTTTAGAAGAGGTCGATTTCAAAATTGAACAAGGAGAGCTTATTCACATTGTAGGAGCTAATGGATGCGGAAAGTCTACTTTATTTAAGCTTTTTTGTGATATTTTGGAGCCGGATAGAGGTGAAGTTGTTGTAGATAGTGATGTACGAATTGGAGCTTTGATTGAGAATCCAGCGTTCATGGAAGAAAGTAGTTTAAAAACGAATCTTAAATTTTTAGCCTCTATCAATAAAAATTACAATGAATCGAAAATAAGAGAATTAGTGAATAATTTCGATTTAGATTTTGATAGTAAAGTTCACGTGAAAAAATATTCCGTTGGAATGCGTCAGAAAATGGGGATTATTCAAGCTGTGATGGAGGATCAAAATTTAATTTTATTAGACGAGCCAACTCGAGGTCTAGATAAAAAATCACTAGATCAGTTTCATCAATTAGTTCAACAGCTTCATGAAGAAGGGAAATCGATTGTGATTGCTGCTCATGATAATTTGGCCGAATTACAGTTTGATAAGGAATATTTGATGGAAGAAGGGAAGCTGATTCTTCAATGA
- a CDS encoding DUF1146 family protein — protein sequence MIQVTLMVRMTLIIAFIVLSYWALQGIQIEKILKKGRVQEARILFLLIAIWMGASIAKVIFDLSDYLNQYIQNVIQ from the coding sequence ATGATTCAGGTAACATTGATGGTTAGAATGACGTTAATTATTGCTTTTATCGTACTGAGTTACTGGGCGCTTCAAGGAATTCAAATTGAAAAAATTCTGAAAAAAGGGCGCGTACAAGAAGCACGAATCCTCTTTTTACTCATCGCCATTTGGATGGGCGCAAGTATAGCAAAAGTCATATTCGATTTATCGGACTATTTAAATCAGTATATTCAAAATGTGATACAGTAA
- the murA gene encoding UDP-N-acetylglucosamine 1-carboxyvinyltransferase, whose protein sequence is MEKMIVRGGDTRLQGTVKVEGAKNAVLPILAASILADKGVTHLTNVPNLSDVHMMLNVLGSLNVLSTFDEEEKAITLNATKDITTTAAFEYVSKMRASIVVMGPLLARFGHARVAMPGGCAIGSRPIDLHLKGFEAMGATIVQTEGYIEAHADELHGARIYLDFPSVGATQNIMMAATLAKGTTHLENVAREPEIVDLANILNKMGAKIVGAGTENMRIEGVERLDGTIHSIIPDRIEAGTFMVAAAVTKGNVFIEDAIAEHNQPLISKLGEMGVQFIEEEDGIRVIGPDSLKPTDVKTLPHPGFPTDMQAQMTIAQLLATGTSTMTETVFENRFNHLEEMRRMGAQFRIDSHTAVMTGASVLSGAEVKATDLRAAAALIIAGMVAKGYTRVTELQFLDRGYFEFHEKLRALGATIERVNEPEGQAFSNEDLERLFAV, encoded by the coding sequence ATGGAAAAGATGATTGTTCGCGGTGGCGATACACGTCTTCAAGGGACAGTAAAAGTTGAAGGAGCTAAAAATGCGGTATTACCGATTTTAGCAGCAAGTATTTTAGCAGATAAAGGCGTTACTCATTTAACAAACGTACCGAATTTATCAGATGTACATATGATGTTAAACGTATTAGGAAGCCTAAACGTATTAAGCACATTTGATGAAGAAGAAAAAGCGATTACGTTGAATGCCACAAAAGATATTACAACGACTGCTGCTTTTGAATATGTAAGTAAAATGCGTGCGTCAATCGTTGTTATGGGACCACTATTAGCTCGTTTTGGACATGCGCGTGTGGCGATGCCAGGTGGGTGTGCTATCGGTAGTCGTCCAATCGACCTTCATCTAAAAGGGTTCGAAGCGATGGGAGCAACGATCGTTCAAACAGAGGGATATATTGAAGCGCATGCAGATGAACTTCATGGAGCTCGTATTTACTTAGATTTCCCATCAGTTGGCGCCACTCAAAATATCATGATGGCCGCAACATTAGCAAAAGGAACTACTCACTTAGAAAACGTAGCTCGTGAGCCAGAAATCGTAGACTTAGCTAATATTTTAAATAAAATGGGTGCTAAAATTGTAGGTGCAGGGACTGAAAATATGCGTATCGAAGGGGTAGAGCGTTTAGATGGAACCATCCATTCAATTATCCCGGACCGTATTGAAGCAGGAACTTTCATGGTCGCAGCAGCGGTAACGAAAGGAAATGTGTTTATTGAAGATGCAATTGCAGAGCACAATCAACCATTAATTTCTAAATTAGGGGAAATGGGTGTTCAATTTATTGAAGAGGAAGATGGCATTCGTGTGATTGGTCCAGATTCATTGAAACCAACCGATGTGAAAACATTACCTCACCCAGGATTTCCAACAGATATGCAAGCGCAAATGACGATTGCCCAATTGCTAGCAACAGGAACTAGTACGATGACGGAAACAGTTTTCGAGAACCGTTTCAATCATTTAGAAGAAATGCGTCGTATGGGAGCTCAATTCCGTATTGATTCCCACACTGCTGTGATGACGGGTGCTTCTGTCTTGTCTGGTGCAGAAGTAAAAGCAACGGACTTACGTGCAGCTGCGGCATTAATTATTGCGGGTATGGTCGCTAAAGGATATACAAGAGTCACAGAATTACAGTTCTTAGACCGTGGATACTTTGAATTCCATGAAAAATTGCGTGCTTTAGGAGCAACGATTGAACGTGTGAACGAACCAGAAGGCCAAGCGTTCAGTAATGAAGATTTAGAAAGACTATTTGCAGTATAA